In one window of Microbacterium natoriense DNA:
- a CDS encoding ABC transporter ATP-binding protein, translating into MSDDTVIVELKDVHAGYLPGVNILNGANLVARQGELIGIIGPNGAGKSTLLKAIFGMVNVRSGEITVNGESIVGLKADKLVRRGVAFVPQTNNVFPSLSIEENLQMGLFQNPKIYAERLEFVTGIFAELGKRLKQRAGSLSGGERQMVAMSRALMMDPSVLLLDEPSAGLSPVRQDDAFIRVSDINKAGVTTIMVEQNARRCLQICDRGYVLDQGKDAYEGSGRDLLNDPKVIGLYLGTLGTDAA; encoded by the coding sequence ATGAGCGACGACACCGTCATCGTCGAGCTGAAAGACGTCCATGCCGGCTATCTGCCGGGGGTGAACATCCTCAACGGCGCGAATCTCGTGGCCAGGCAGGGCGAGCTGATCGGCATCATCGGGCCGAACGGCGCCGGCAAGTCGACACTGCTGAAGGCGATCTTCGGCATGGTCAACGTCCGATCGGGAGAGATCACCGTGAACGGCGAGAGCATCGTCGGCCTCAAGGCCGACAAGCTCGTCCGCCGCGGCGTGGCATTCGTCCCCCAGACGAACAACGTCTTCCCCTCGCTGTCGATCGAAGAGAACCTGCAGATGGGGCTCTTCCAGAACCCGAAGATCTACGCCGAGCGGCTCGAGTTCGTGACGGGCATCTTCGCCGAGCTCGGCAAGCGCCTCAAGCAACGAGCCGGTTCGCTCTCCGGCGGTGAGCGTCAGATGGTGGCGATGTCGCGCGCGCTGATGATGGACCCGTCCGTGCTGCTGCTCGACGAGCCGTCGGCGGGGCTCTCCCCTGTCCGACAGGACGACGCGTTCATCCGCGTCTCCGACATCAACAAGGCCGGCGTCACGACGATCATGGTCGAGCAGAACGCCCGCCGCTGCCTGCAGATCTGCGACCGCGGCTACGTGCTCGATCAGGGCAAGGACGCCTACGAAGGCTCCGGCCGTGACCTGCTGAACGATCCGAAGGTCATCGGTCTGTACCTCGGCACGCTGGGAACCGACGCCGCCTGA
- a CDS encoding ABC transporter ATP-binding protein, whose amino-acid sequence MRRPKTTGLAKGPAAPGVAKVDPILVVDAVQRRFGGLVAVDVDHLEIPRGAITALIGPNGAGKTTLFNLLCGFDRPNSGTWSFDGRSLSGVPSFKVARMGQVRTFQLTKALSLLTVLENMKLGAPGQKGEGFWASLFPFLWRRQDGEIEVKARELLKRFKLDAKEKDFAAALSGGQRKLLEMARALMSDPHLVMLDEPMAGVNPALTQSLLDHILDLKEQGMTVLFVEHDMHMVRHIADWVVVMAEGRVVAEGPPEEVMEDPAVIDAYLGAHQDLDLGAVTGRIAVLEDAAAARLREKIEAEAEAELAARSTADPASEIHAPEEGKA is encoded by the coding sequence ATCCGCCGCCCGAAGACCACCGGACTCGCCAAGGGGCCCGCGGCTCCCGGTGTCGCGAAGGTCGACCCGATCCTCGTGGTCGATGCCGTGCAGCGCCGCTTCGGCGGACTCGTCGCGGTCGACGTCGATCACCTCGAGATCCCGCGCGGAGCGATCACCGCCCTGATCGGACCGAACGGCGCTGGCAAGACGACCCTGTTCAACCTGCTCTGCGGTTTCGACCGTCCCAACAGCGGAACCTGGTCCTTCGATGGCAGGAGCCTCTCCGGAGTCCCCTCCTTCAAGGTGGCGAGGATGGGTCAGGTGCGCACCTTCCAGCTGACGAAAGCGCTCTCCCTGCTCACGGTCCTCGAGAACATGAAGCTCGGTGCGCCCGGTCAGAAGGGCGAGGGCTTCTGGGCCTCGCTGTTCCCCTTCCTGTGGCGACGGCAGGACGGCGAGATCGAAGTCAAGGCGCGTGAACTGCTCAAGCGCTTCAAGCTCGACGCCAAGGAGAAGGACTTCGCCGCTGCGCTCTCGGGCGGTCAGCGCAAGCTGCTCGAGATGGCGCGCGCACTTATGAGCGATCCCCATCTCGTCATGCTCGACGAGCCGATGGCTGGCGTCAACCCGGCCCTCACGCAGTCGCTGCTCGACCACATCCTCGATCTCAAGGAACAGGGCATGACCGTGCTCTTCGTCGAGCACGACATGCACATGGTGCGGCACATCGCCGACTGGGTCGTCGTGATGGCCGAGGGCCGGGTCGTCGCCGAGGGCCCGCCCGAGGAGGTCATGGAGGACCCGGCTGTCATCGACGCCTATCTCGGCGCCCACCAGGATCTCGATCTGGGCGCGGTGACCGGCCGCATCGCCGTTTTGGAGGATGCCGCGGCCGCGAGACTGCGCGAGAAGATCGAAGCAGAGGCCGAAGCCGAACTCGCTGCGCGCTCGACTGCAGACCCGGCATCCGAAATCCACGCACCCGAGGAGGGCAAGGCATGA
- a CDS encoding branched-chain amino acid ABC transporter permease — protein MDFGSILSNTAVYLFSPVTIAYALAATGLAMHFGYAGLLNFGMAAFMAVGGYGYAISVLSFGLPWWLGMLIGLAGGALFAVLLGIPTLRLRADYLAIATIAAGEIVRLLFTTQLFDEWTNSADGLAQYNGGFRDANPFPQGTYGFGPWVYSADDLWNRVFGVLLLALSVLLVWSLMRSPWGRVLKGIREDEDAVRSLGKNVFAYKMQALVVGGVIGAAGGIVFVLPSAVVPGSYTTSLTFFLWTILLLGGAATVFGPTLGAILFWVVFAFLANLLPSLAKAGYLPMSDSQASTLVFVFVGVALMLLVIFRPQGILGDKREMTFVK, from the coding sequence ATGGACTTCGGAAGCATCCTCTCCAACACCGCCGTCTATCTGTTCAGCCCGGTCACCATCGCATATGCGCTGGCCGCCACGGGCCTCGCGATGCACTTCGGCTACGCCGGGCTGCTGAACTTCGGCATGGCCGCGTTCATGGCGGTGGGCGGCTACGGCTACGCGATCTCCGTGCTCTCGTTCGGCCTGCCCTGGTGGCTCGGCATGCTCATCGGCCTCGCAGGCGGCGCGCTGTTCGCTGTGCTCCTCGGCATCCCGACTCTGCGACTGCGCGCCGACTACCTCGCCATCGCGACCATCGCCGCGGGTGAGATCGTGCGACTGCTGTTCACGACTCAGCTGTTCGACGAGTGGACGAACTCCGCCGACGGGCTCGCTCAGTACAACGGCGGCTTCCGCGACGCGAACCCGTTCCCGCAGGGCACCTACGGCTTCGGTCCGTGGGTGTACTCGGCCGACGATCTGTGGAACCGGGTGTTCGGCGTGCTCCTGCTCGCCCTGTCGGTGCTGCTGGTCTGGTCGCTGATGCGCAGCCCCTGGGGCCGCGTGCTCAAGGGAATCCGCGAGGATGAGGATGCGGTCCGCTCGCTCGGCAAGAACGTGTTCGCCTACAAGATGCAGGCGCTCGTGGTCGGCGGTGTGATCGGCGCAGCCGGCGGGATCGTCTTCGTGCTCCCCTCGGCCGTGGTGCCCGGCAGCTACACGACCTCGCTGACATTCTTCTTGTGGACGATCCTCCTCCTCGGCGGTGCCGCGACTGTGTTCGGCCCGACGCTCGGCGCGATCCTGTTCTGGGTGGTGTTCGCCTTCCTGGCGAACCTCCTGCCCAGTTTGGCGAAGGCCGGATACCTGCCCATGTCCGACAGCCAGGCGTCGACGCTCGTGTTCGTGTTCGTCGGCGTCGCCCTGATGCTGCTCGTGATCTTCCGCCCGCAGGGCATTCTCGGAGACAAGAGGGAGATGACCTTTGTCAAGTGA
- a CDS encoding branched-chain amino acid ABC transporter permease produces MSPTISAKRSGSRWVSALLGTLFAFVLLLIPATAASADTTDDGQEVTDFYFAGVITFDDEPVPDVVMTIKGNGFEGETKTDADGKWRLYVPEKETYTLTVDEETLPDGVIVDAAQLPEGTQPIAGTTASFEVEFGLTGTKIMNLFLGEGERITVSFWDQLFSRLVGGLNFGLLLALASMGAALIYGTTRLSNFAHAEMVTWGGMLALVTTTFWHLPLWAGIAAAVIGGGLFGWGMDAGIWRPLRRKGLGTVQLMIVSIGLSLALRYVFQYFIGGGTYQLPGASPTPIQFGPISLSYIDLIAMGVSIVVILIVAWFLTRTRIGKATRAISDNPQLAAASGIDVDRVIRIVWILAGVLAAISGILWAYFRPGVKWDMGGQMLLLMFAAITLGGLGTAFGALVGSLIVGMAVEISTLWIPSDLKYASALVVLIIILLVRPQGLLGRKERLG; encoded by the coding sequence GTGAGTCCGACGATCTCGGCGAAACGGAGCGGCAGCCGGTGGGTCAGCGCCCTCCTCGGCACGCTCTTCGCCTTCGTGCTCCTGCTGATACCCGCGACGGCCGCGTCAGCCGATACGACGGATGACGGACAGGAAGTCACCGACTTCTACTTCGCCGGCGTCATCACCTTCGATGACGAGCCGGTTCCCGACGTCGTCATGACCATCAAGGGCAACGGCTTCGAGGGCGAGACCAAGACCGACGCCGACGGCAAGTGGCGCCTGTACGTCCCTGAGAAGGAGACGTACACCCTGACCGTCGACGAGGAGACCCTCCCCGACGGCGTCATCGTCGACGCGGCGCAGCTGCCCGAGGGCACGCAGCCGATCGCGGGCACCACGGCATCGTTCGAGGTCGAGTTCGGACTCACCGGCACGAAGATCATGAACCTCTTCCTCGGCGAGGGCGAGCGCATCACGGTCTCGTTCTGGGATCAGCTGTTCTCGCGCCTCGTCGGCGGGCTGAACTTCGGACTGCTCCTGGCTCTCGCATCGATGGGCGCGGCGCTCATCTACGGCACCACGCGCCTGTCGAACTTCGCCCACGCCGAGATGGTCACCTGGGGCGGCATGCTCGCGCTGGTGACCACCACCTTCTGGCACCTTCCCCTGTGGGCGGGCATCGCCGCGGCCGTGATCGGCGGCGGTCTCTTCGGCTGGGGAATGGATGCCGGCATCTGGCGCCCCCTGCGCCGGAAGGGCCTCGGCACTGTGCAGTTGATGATCGTCAGCATCGGTCTCTCGCTCGCGCTGCGCTATGTGTTCCAGTACTTCATCGGCGGCGGCACCTACCAGTTGCCGGGCGCCAGCCCCACGCCTATCCAGTTCGGCCCGATCTCCCTGTCGTACATCGACCTGATCGCGATGGGCGTGAGCATCGTCGTGATCCTCATCGTCGCGTGGTTCCTCACCCGCACGCGCATCGGCAAGGCGACCAGGGCGATCTCCGACAACCCGCAGCTCGCCGCCGCTTCCGGCATCGACGTCGACAGGGTGATCCGCATCGTCTGGATCCTGGCCGGCGTGCTGGCCGCGATCTCGGGCATCCTGTGGGCGTACTTCCGCCCTGGTGTGAAGTGGGACATGGGCGGGCAGATGCTGCTGCTCATGTTCGCGGCGATCACGCTCGGAGGACTCGGCACGGCATTCGGCGCCCTCGTCGGATCGCTGATCGTGGGCATGGCCGTCGAGATCTCGACCCTGTGGATCCCCTCCGACCTGAAGTACGCGAGTGCGCTCGTCGTCCTCATCATCATCCTGCTGGTCAGGCCCCAGGGCCTGCTGGGGCGCAAGGAAAGGCTGGGCTGA
- the guaB gene encoding IMP dehydrogenase codes for MEQHDPFGFVGLTYDDVLLLPGHTDVIPSEADTSSRITRRISVATPLLSSAMDTVTESRMAIAMAREGGIGILHRNLSIADQAAHVDRVKRSESGMITDPITTTPDATVEEVDALCAKYRISGLPVVDPDGRLVGIITNRDMRFVSGFERQTTFVKDVMTSEGLVTAPVGVAAGEVIALFAKHRVEKLPLIDGDGKLAGLITIKDFDKSEKYPLATKDDQGRLRVGAAIGFFGDAWERAEALRDAGVDVLVVDTANGQSQGVIDLVKRLKADESFAHIDVIGGNVATREGAQALIDAGVDAVKVGVGPGSICTTRVVAGVGVPQVTAVYEASLAARPAGVPVIADGGLQYSGDIAKALVAGADAVMLGSLLAGTDESPGEIVFQSGKQFKQYRGMGSLGAMQTRGKQTSYSKDRYFQADVPSDDKLIPEGIEGQVPYRGPLSAVAYQLVGGLRQSMFYVGARTIEELKQRGKFVRITSAGLKESHPHDVQIVVEAPNYKR; via the coding sequence ATGGAACAGCACGACCCGTTCGGATTCGTCGGACTCACCTACGACGACGTGCTGCTCCTGCCGGGGCACACCGACGTGATCCCGAGCGAGGCCGACACCTCCTCTCGCATCACGCGCCGGATCTCGGTCGCGACCCCGCTGCTCTCCAGCGCGATGGACACGGTGACCGAGTCTCGCATGGCGATCGCGATGGCGCGTGAGGGCGGCATCGGCATCCTGCACCGCAATCTCTCGATCGCCGATCAGGCGGCGCACGTCGACCGGGTGAAGCGCAGCGAATCGGGCATGATCACCGACCCGATCACCACCACGCCCGATGCCACGGTCGAAGAGGTCGACGCGCTGTGCGCGAAGTACCGCATCTCGGGCCTGCCGGTGGTCGACCCCGACGGACGCCTGGTCGGCATCATCACCAACCGCGACATGCGTTTCGTCTCGGGCTTCGAGCGTCAGACCACCTTCGTCAAGGACGTCATGACATCCGAGGGCCTCGTGACGGCGCCCGTCGGTGTCGCCGCCGGAGAGGTCATCGCGCTGTTCGCGAAGCACCGTGTCGAGAAGCTGCCGCTGATCGACGGCGACGGCAAGCTCGCCGGACTCATCACGATCAAGGACTTCGACAAGAGCGAGAAGTACCCGCTCGCCACCAAGGACGATCAGGGCCGTCTGCGCGTCGGTGCGGCCATCGGCTTCTTCGGCGACGCCTGGGAGCGGGCAGAGGCGCTGCGCGACGCGGGGGTCGACGTGCTCGTCGTCGACACCGCCAACGGCCAGTCGCAGGGGGTCATCGACCTCGTCAAGCGCCTGAAGGCCGACGAGTCTTTCGCTCACATCGACGTCATCGGCGGCAACGTCGCGACCCGCGAGGGCGCCCAGGCGCTCATCGACGCCGGAGTCGACGCCGTCAAGGTCGGCGTGGGCCCGGGCTCGATCTGCACCACGCGCGTCGTCGCCGGAGTCGGTGTGCCGCAGGTCACCGCCGTGTATGAGGCGTCGCTCGCCGCTCGCCCCGCCGGCGTGCCGGTGATCGCCGACGGCGGCCTGCAGTACTCGGGCGACATCGCCAAGGCGCTCGTCGCCGGGGCGGATGCTGTGATGCTCGGCTCGCTGCTCGCCGGCACCGATGAGTCGCCGGGTGAGATCGTCTTCCAGTCGGGCAAGCAGTTCAAGCAGTACCGTGGCATGGGCTCGCTCGGCGCGATGCAGACCCGCGGCAAGCAGACCTCGTACTCGAAGGACCGCTACTTCCAGGCAGACGTGCCCAGCGACGACAAGCTCATCCCTGAAGGCATCGAAGGTCAGGTGCCGTACCGCGGCCCGCTCTCGGCCGTCGCTTATCAGCTGGTCGGTGGCCTTCGTCAGTCGATGTTCTACGTCGGCGCCCGCACCATCGAAGAGCTCAAGCAGCGCGGCAAGTTCGTGCGCATCACCTCGGCAGGGCTCAAGGAGTCGCACCCGCACGACGTGCAGATCGTCGTCGAGGCGCCGAACTACAAGCGCTGA
- a CDS encoding DHA2 family efflux MFS transporter permease subunit, producing the protein MSQPTPVISRRPVALVIAAASLPMFMATLDNLVMTNALPVLHQEMGASVEELQWFVNAYALAFAGAILIASALGDRFGRRTVFAIGIALFGAGSLFAALSTDPGQLISARAVQGLGAAAVMPLSLALLTGAVPASRRPLAIGIWGGVSGLGVAVGPLVGGAIMEGWNWQAIFWINIPVAIVAIPLALLVLRNDFGARSRIDIPGAVLAASGVLALVHAIVRGNDDGWDSLGVILELALGTVLLAAFVIWQKRAKAPLVPLRLFRDRSFSITNVVGFAFSFGTFGSVFILIQYLQVVQGSTPLEAAVQTTPWTLAPMFVAPLAGMIAPRIGTRALLVPGLLLQGIALAWIAQITAPDLPYPNLIAPFIIAGVGMGLVFAPSATALLATLGLVDHAKAAGVNSTVRELGVALGTAVMTAIFVGAGGQLTPDLYVDAAKPAVFTGAAVLLAATVVALWLPSGKSTAPVPVQAVEEEPALAAR; encoded by the coding sequence ATGTCTCAGCCCACCCCCGTGATCAGCCGCCGCCCGGTCGCGCTCGTCATCGCCGCGGCGTCCCTCCCGATGTTCATGGCCACACTCGACAACCTCGTCATGACCAACGCTCTGCCGGTGCTGCACCAGGAGATGGGCGCGAGCGTCGAGGAGCTGCAATGGTTCGTCAATGCCTACGCTCTCGCTTTCGCTGGAGCGATCCTGATCGCCTCCGCGCTCGGCGACCGATTCGGCCGCCGCACGGTCTTCGCGATCGGCATCGCCCTCTTCGGCGCCGGCTCCCTGTTCGCCGCCCTCAGCACCGACCCAGGTCAGCTGATCTCCGCACGCGCCGTCCAGGGCCTCGGCGCGGCAGCCGTGATGCCCCTCTCCCTCGCTCTCCTGACCGGAGCGGTCCCCGCATCCCGCCGCCCGCTCGCCATCGGCATCTGGGGCGGCGTCTCAGGACTCGGGGTCGCGGTCGGGCCGCTCGTCGGCGGCGCGATCATGGAAGGCTGGAACTGGCAGGCGATCTTCTGGATCAACATCCCCGTCGCGATCGTCGCCATCCCCCTCGCTCTGCTCGTGCTCCGTAACGACTTCGGCGCCCGCTCTCGTATCGACATCCCCGGAGCCGTGCTCGCGGCATCCGGCGTCCTCGCTCTCGTCCACGCGATCGTTCGAGGCAACGACGACGGCTGGGACTCGCTCGGCGTGATCCTCGAGCTGGCGCTCGGCACCGTGCTGCTCGCGGCATTCGTGATCTGGCAGAAGCGCGCGAAGGCGCCGCTGGTGCCGTTGCGACTGTTCCGAGACCGCTCCTTCTCGATCACGAACGTAGTCGGCTTCGCCTTCAGCTTCGGCACCTTCGGCTCGGTGTTCATCCTGATCCAGTACCTGCAGGTCGTGCAGGGATCGACTCCCCTCGAGGCCGCGGTGCAGACCACTCCATGGACCCTCGCTCCGATGTTCGTCGCGCCGCTCGCCGGCATGATCGCGCCGCGCATCGGCACACGCGCGCTGCTCGTGCCCGGCCTGCTGCTGCAGGGCATCGCCCTCGCGTGGATAGCGCAGATCACCGCTCCCGACCTGCCCTACCCGAACCTGATCGCCCCGTTCATCATCGCGGGCGTCGGCATGGGACTTGTGTTCGCCCCGTCGGCGACGGCGCTGCTCGCGACCCTCGGGCTCGTCGACCACGCAAAGGCGGCGGGCGTCAACTCGACCGTCCGCGAACTCGGCGTCGCGCTCGGCACCGCGGTGATGACCGCGATCTTCGTCGGCGCTGGTGGCCAGCTCACCCCCGACCTCTACGTGGACGCGGCAAAGCCCGCCGTGTTCACGGGCGCCGCCGTGCTGCTCGCCGCGACCGTCGTCGCGCTGTGGCTGCCGTCAGGGAAGTCGACCGCCCCCGTCCCCGTCCAGGCCGTAGAGGAAGAACCGGCTCTCGCCGCCCGCTGA
- a CDS encoding TetR/AcrR family transcriptional regulator: MSSAAASGVLSDESGRRLSSDERRAQIVQAALAVFGARGYEGAKTDEVARAAGVSQPYVVRLFGSKENLFLAAVDEALARLLTSFRAALARDDDLPVGKRIGEAYVDLIEVRGLHQTLAHSYLLGSHPVIGPAARRGFAQVWRFFRDEVGMDADEARAFFAEGMLISTLIGLRIVDDYGSDPQITELFRSCFPSELPHVLDVLPRGAERW; the protein is encoded by the coding sequence ATGAGCTCAGCTGCGGCATCCGGCGTCCTCTCCGACGAGTCGGGCAGGCGACTCTCTTCGGACGAGCGGCGCGCGCAGATCGTCCAGGCTGCGCTCGCGGTGTTCGGCGCGCGCGGGTACGAGGGCGCGAAGACCGACGAGGTCGCCAGAGCGGCCGGCGTGAGTCAGCCCTACGTCGTCCGCCTCTTCGGCTCGAAGGAGAACCTCTTCCTCGCCGCGGTGGACGAGGCGCTCGCTCGACTGCTGACGTCGTTCCGAGCGGCGCTCGCCCGCGACGACGACCTCCCTGTGGGCAAGCGCATCGGCGAGGCGTACGTCGACCTCATCGAGGTGCGCGGACTGCACCAGACGCTCGCGCACTCCTACCTGCTCGGCAGCCACCCCGTGATCGGCCCCGCCGCCCGCCGAGGCTTCGCGCAGGTCTGGCGCTTCTTCCGAGACGAGGTCGGGATGGATGCCGACGAGGCGCGGGCTTTCTTCGCGGAGGGCATGCTCATCAGCACCTTGATCGGGCTCCGCATCGTCGACGACTACGGCTCCGACCCGCAGATCACCGAGCTTTTCCGCTCCTGCTTCCCGAGCGAGTTGCCGCACGTGCTCGACGTGCTCCCGCGTGGCGCCGAACGCTGGTGA
- a CDS encoding OsmC family protein, which yields MTLLQEQLSLVADVTAEERARRLTSAGTAWNERITADAGAAALTYRVIGRGVGSVATEIRAGKHLFLVDEPGALAGDDAAASPVEYALGALVSCQVVVFRLYAQALGLTIDEIEITAEGDLDVRKLFGIDESGRAGFHDVRVRVDITGPDTAEQYEELRRVVDAHCPVLDLFANPVPTSGVLV from the coding sequence ATGACTCTTCTCCAGGAACAGCTCTCGCTCGTCGCCGACGTCACCGCCGAGGAGCGTGCGCGGCGTCTCACCTCCGCGGGCACCGCGTGGAATGAGCGCATCACCGCCGACGCGGGTGCGGCCGCCCTCACCTACCGGGTCATCGGTCGCGGCGTCGGATCCGTGGCGACCGAGATCCGTGCGGGCAAGCACCTCTTCCTCGTCGACGAGCCGGGCGCCCTCGCCGGCGATGACGCGGCGGCGAGCCCCGTCGAGTACGCGCTGGGCGCGCTCGTCTCCTGTCAGGTCGTCGTGTTCCGCCTGTATGCACAGGCGCTGGGCCTCACGATCGATGAGATCGAGATCACAGCAGAGGGCGACCTCGACGTGCGCAAGCTGTTCGGCATCGACGAATCCGGTCGCGCGGGATTCCACGACGTGCGCGTGCGGGTCGACATCACCGGACCCGACACGGCCGAGCAGTACGAGGAGCTGCGCCGGGTCGTCGATGCGCACTGCCCGGTGCTCGACCTGTTCGCGAATCCGGTGCCCACCTCTGGGGTGCTGGTCTGA
- a CDS encoding ABC-F family ATP-binding cassette domain-containing protein, producing MGYIDVSGVSLTLPDGRPLLDEATFRVGSGSTSALIGPNGAGKTTMLRIIRGDQAADAGVVTIDGGLGVMDQFVGHGEAGQTVHELLVRVAPGRIRAAADALEAAENALIERDEHDTQMAYATAIAEYADAGGYEHETVWDQCTVAALGVPFERARYRELTTLSGGEQKRLALEALLRGPDEVLLLDEPDNYLDVPAKRWLEEQLRQTSKTVLLVSHDRELLARAADRIITLEPGGAGATAWVHGGGFATYHQARSDRMDRLDELRRRWDEQHEKLRILVANLKVKASANDGFASRYQAAQTRLRKFEEAGPPEERPPVQDFDMRLRGARTGKRAVVATALELTGLMSPFDAEIWYGDRVAVLGSNGSGKSHFLRLLARGGSDPDPTLGHVTSTGEQLSEVAHAGSAVLGARVVPGLFAQTHAHPEFLGRTLLDILHRGDERRTGLPRDAASSALDRYGLVRQAQQSFDSLSGGQQARFQVLLLELSGATLLLLDEPTDNLDLESAEALEDALVRFEGTVLAVTHDRWFARSFDRFLVFGSEGEVYEADAPVWDEKRVARAR from the coding sequence GTGGGGTATATCGATGTCTCCGGCGTCTCATTGACGCTCCCAGATGGCAGACCGCTTCTCGATGAAGCGACGTTCCGCGTCGGTTCCGGTTCGACGAGCGCGTTGATCGGACCGAACGGCGCAGGCAAGACGACGATGCTGCGGATCATCCGCGGCGATCAGGCGGCAGATGCGGGCGTCGTCACGATCGACGGCGGACTCGGCGTCATGGATCAGTTCGTCGGTCACGGCGAGGCGGGCCAGACGGTGCATGAGCTGCTGGTGCGCGTCGCGCCCGGGCGCATCCGTGCGGCGGCCGACGCCCTGGAGGCGGCGGAGAACGCGCTCATCGAGCGCGACGAGCACGACACGCAGATGGCGTACGCGACGGCGATCGCGGAGTATGCGGATGCCGGTGGATACGAGCACGAGACCGTATGGGACCAGTGCACGGTCGCGGCTCTGGGCGTGCCGTTCGAGCGGGCGAGGTACCGCGAGCTCACGACGCTCTCCGGGGGAGAGCAGAAACGCCTCGCGCTGGAGGCTCTGCTTCGCGGACCCGACGAGGTGCTGCTGCTCGACGAGCCCGACAACTACCTCGATGTGCCGGCGAAGCGCTGGCTCGAAGAGCAGTTGCGGCAGACTTCGAAGACCGTGCTGCTGGTCTCGCACGATCGAGAACTGCTCGCACGGGCCGCCGATCGCATCATCACTCTCGAGCCGGGCGGAGCGGGGGCGACCGCGTGGGTGCACGGCGGCGGGTTCGCCACATATCACCAGGCGCGGAGCGACCGGATGGACCGGCTCGACGAACTGCGCCGGCGATGGGATGAGCAGCACGAGAAACTGCGGATCCTCGTGGCGAATCTGAAGGTGAAAGCCTCGGCCAACGACGGCTTCGCGTCGCGATATCAGGCGGCGCAGACCCGTCTGCGCAAGTTCGAAGAGGCCGGCCCGCCCGAAGAGCGTCCGCCTGTGCAGGACTTCGACATGCGCTTGCGCGGAGCGCGGACCGGCAAACGTGCAGTCGTCGCGACAGCATTGGAGCTCACCGGACTGATGAGCCCGTTCGACGCCGAGATCTGGTACGGCGACCGGGTCGCCGTGCTCGGTTCGAACGGATCGGGCAAATCGCACTTCCTGCGGCTGCTGGCTCGAGGCGGCAGCGATCCTGATCCGACCCTCGGCCATGTCACATCCACCGGTGAGCAGCTGAGCGAAGTCGCCCACGCCGGGAGTGCGGTGCTCGGCGCGCGTGTCGTTCCGGGACTGTTCGCACAGACGCATGCGCATCCGGAGTTCCTCGGACGCACTCTGCTCGACATCCTGCACCGCGGGGACGAGCGGCGCACCGGCCTGCCGCGCGACGCCGCGAGCAGCGCACTCGACCGCTACGGCCTCGTGCGGCAGGCGCAACAGAGCTTCGACTCGCTGTCTGGCGGGCAGCAGGCGCGGTTCCAGGTGCTGCTGCTCGAGCTCTCGGGTGCGACTCTGCTGCTGCTCGACGAACCGACCGACAACCTCGACCTCGAGTCCGCCGAGGCCTTGGAAGACGCCCTCGTGCGCTTCGAGGGCACGGTCTTAGCGGTCACGCACGACCGCTGGTTCGCCCGCTCCTTCGACAGATTCCTCGTCTTCGGCTCCGAGGGCGAGGTCTACGAGGCCGACGCCCCCGTCTGGGACGAGAAGCGGGTCGCGCGAGCGCGCTGA